Within Deltaproteobacteria bacterium, the genomic segment CATAACTGCCGCCTTCGGACTGGCGGGAATCCAAGCCCTGGACGCGATCAGCCTTGATCTCGGTCGAGTAGCGATCCTGGCCGTTCTGGTCCTGCCATTTACGTGTCTCGATCTTGCCCTCGATATAAACCAGGCGCCCCTTGGCCAGATAATTGCCGCAAAACTCGGCCTGCTTGCCCCAGACCACGATTTTGTGCCACTCGGTCTTCTCGACCTTCTGGCCGTCCTTGCCCATGTAGGTCTCGTCCGTGGCAATGGAAAAATTGGCCACGGGCTGACCGGACTGGGTATAACGGATTTCCGGATCACGTCCCAGACGGCCGATCAACATCACTTTATTCAGACTCCCTGCCATGTCATCTCCTCGCGGTTATGGCCCGATCATGGTTTGGGCGCATGTTTTTCCAACTCGGTCAAGCTGTCCTCGATGGCGTCCGTGGCGGTATTGGCGCCGCGCGCATTCCAGTTCCCCAGCTCCTGTTCCAAGGCCTCGACACCGCGCACGGCCCGAGGCAGATCCTTTTCCAGCACCTCGCGCAAGGCGGAAGGAATGTCTCCGAACCGATACAGGTCCTCCAAGGCCCTGACAAGTTCGAGCACGCCCTTCATCTCGTGGGGAAAGCCCGGCTTGGTCTCCTCGAAGGCCCAGCGCCACAACACGGGCCAGGCCTTGCGCACATCGTCCTCGCTGTAGGTAAACGCGGACACCCGCACCTGCAATACGCGGCCCATCAGTCCCGCTCCTCCCAGTCGGTCTGGACGCGGCGCACGACCTCCTGGATTTGGCCCAGCTGGTTCTCGGGGCAGACGCCGATGAGCGGACTGTCCCGGTCCACGGAGTCGTTGCTTTCAAAATAGACCGCGTAAATGATCCCGGCCGGCCCAACATAGCGCACGGCGGTTTCCCGCTTCATCCGCGACAAGATGAACAGTTCCATGCCTTCCTCGACATGCACGGTCTGGCT encodes:
- a CDS encoding formin-like protein 18 gives rise to the protein MGRVLQVRVSAFTYSEDDVRKAWPVLWRWAFEETKPGFPHEMKGVLELVRALEDLYRFGDIPSALREVLEKDLPRAVRGVEALEQELGNWNARGANTATDAIEDSLTELEKHAPKP
- a CDS encoding single-stranded DNA-binding protein, which encodes MAGSLNKVMLIGRLGRDPEIRYTQSGQPVANFSIATDETYMGKDGQKVEKTEWHKIVVWGKQAEFCGNYLAKGRLVYIEGKIETRKWQDQNGQDRYSTEIKADRVQGLDSRQSEGGSYAPAPQYQGQQPRQNAAQGGGQYEDEPMGPAFPSEASGMDDVPF